The DNA region AGTTTTGAAATGGCTTGTTGGACCGATTATCTTTTTAACGATTATTACGGGTATTGTTGGGCTTGAAAGCCTTAAAGAAGTTGGCTCCATTGGTATTAAAGCATTTATCTATTTTGAGATAGTGAGTACATTTGCTCTTGCCATTGGTGTTTTATTTGGTAATATTCTCCGCCCGGGGGAGGGAATGAATCTCTCCATTGAATCCTTAGACGCTTCTAGTATTGAAAGTTTTACGCAGGTAAAACAGGAGGTAGGTTCAGCATGGAGCATTCTCAGACATGCCATTCCTAATGATCCTATTTCACCATTTTTACACGGGGATACGCTCCAAGTGCTCACAATGGCACTTTTCTTTGCAATCCTTCTTTCTGCTTTTGGTGGAAAACATAAAATCACGATTTTAAAACCTTTAGAAAAAGCGCAAAACTTTTTCTTTAAAATTTTAACATTGATCATGTGGTCAAGCCCTATTGCAAGCTTTAGTGCTATGGCATTTTTGATTGGTAAGTTTGGACTATCATCACTCCTGGGTATGGCAAATTTATTGGCCGTTATGTTCGTTTCGGTTCTTGCATTTACCTTTGGCGTGCTAGGTGTTATTTTATGGTTTTATAAAATTAATGTTTTCAAATTTATGCGTTACATTGCAAAAGAAGTCTTAATTGTCTTTGCAACTTCTTCAAGTGAAGCAGCGCTCGCTCCGCTAATGAGAAGGCTTGAGGCTGCGGGTGTTAGTAGAGGAACAACAGGGCTTGTTATTCCAACAGGTTACTCATTTAACCTTGGGTGTACCAATATTTATCTTGCACTTTCTATTATCTTTCTGTCTCAAGCATTCAATGTGCCTTTGACTTTGAGTGAGCAGATGAGCATCATTCTTATTTTGATGGTGACATCAAAAGGGGCGGTAGGGGTTACGGGTTCAGGCATTATTATCCTTGCGGGAACTTTGTCGGCAATGGGTGGTGCGATCCCTGTCGCAACGGTTGCAGTTTTGCTCGGAGTGGATAAATTTATGAGTGAAATGAGAGCTGTTGGTAACCTTTGTGGTAACGCTGTTGCCACTGTTTTTGTTGGCGTTTGGGACAAGCAGATTGACATGAAAAAATTTAAACATGCATTGGATAACCCTGATAGTATTGATGATGGGATTCCTAGTTAAACCTTTGTTACTCCAATGAGGAGCTCTCCTCATTGGATTTTTACTTAAACCTCGCTATAATCAAACAAATTAATAAAGAGAGCTGACATGCTAGAAGAAATTGCTGAGCGCATCAAAGCACTTCCTCCCCTCCCTAAAAGTTTTCATCAGATGACGCTCATTTGCCAAGACCCAAATGCGAGTTCAGCAGACCTTGCACGGGTCATTGAAGAAGATCCTATGATGGTTGCTAACTTATTGAAAGTCGCTAATTCTCCTTTATATAACTTTAGGCGAGAGATTAAAAGTGTACTACAAGCCGTGAGCCTTTTTGGAATGTCTACTACACGTTCTTTAGTGACGGATATGTCGATTAAAAAATTGTTACAAGTCGATATGGCACCATATGGTGTTACGCCTGAAGAGTTTGCTGCTATCTCAGGATTGCAAAGCGCCTTGATGGTTCAGTGGTACAGCAAGATTGATGCAACGAAAGCAGATTTTCTTTTTCTGGCGGCACTTTTGCAAGAGACCGGTAAAATTCTGATTGCCGATGAAATTGTCAAAAATGATGAAATGTATCAATTCCGTTCTGAAATTGAAAATAGTAACAATATCGCTGATGTTGAAAAAATGTTTGTCAGAATGACGAGCAGTGAAGTGGCGGGGCTTATTTTTAAACATTGGAAATTTGAAGATAAAATGGTACACGCGATTGAATACGTTGATGCTCTTGGGGTTGCTCCTTTAGACATTCGCCCTTATGCGGTTGCGCTAAAAGTGGTTAAAACGGCTATCCCTATTAATGCACCACTCAGTGAGCGAAGTATCAACCTTGCTTTGAATATTCTTGAAAAAGAAAAACTTGATAAACAAGCATTTCTTGAGGTTGTGACAAAACTCAAAGAATACTACTAACTTCTTACATGTAAAAGGTATTTCCGTGAAAATTCTTACAATTATTGATACATTTGGTTTCTTTTTTAGGAACTACTATGCGCTTCCACAACTGCGCAATACTCAAGGTTTTCCTACAGGACTTCTCACAGGATTTGCCAATTTTATTTATGCGATTAAGAATGAGCACGATACCGATTATCTACTGTTTGCGCTCGATAGTAAAGGCAAAAATTTTCGTCATACACTAGACCCTAACTACAAAGCAAACCGTCCCGAAGTCCCCGAAGATTTAAGGCGTCAACTTCCTGTAGCTATCTCTTGGATTGAGAAAATGGGCTTTAAATGCTATGCGCAAGAGGGGTATGAGGCGGATGATGTCATCGCATCTGCAGTACGTTTTGCGAAAAGCCATGATATTAAAGTGCGTATTGTCACCCACGATAAAGATTTGTATCAACTCATTGATGATGGCATGGTAGTGATTTATGATCCGATGAAAAAGATGGAGATTGATACGGAAAAATGTTTTGAAAAATTTGGTGTTTATCCTAATAAAATTAATGAATATTTAGCGCTCGTGGGTGATGTTGCCGATAATATTCCCGGTGTAAAAGGCATTGGCCCAAAGGGAGCTAAAAAACTTTTGGATGATTATGGAACAATCGAAAATGTGTATGAAAACCTTGAACGTATAGGGAACCCTCGTGTTCAAGCGATGCTCGAAGAAGGACGTGAAAAAGCCTTTTTAAGCAAACAACTGGTTCGTCTGGATGATTCGCTTAACATCGCTGATAAGTTCGATGCATTTCATTTTCCTTGCGATAATCCCCTCATCAATATAACCGATGAACTTGAAAAGTATGAGCTACGTCATATGCTCTCTCGTGTAAGAAATGAGTCTTTACATGTAAAGTCAAAAGAGGCGCCAAGTAACAGTTTTAATGCAATTTTATTGGATGATACCAAGATGTTGTTTAACATCATAGAAGGCATTGAAGAAGACGCTATAGTCGCGTTTGATACAGAGACAAATGCATTGGATGCATACAATGCAAAGATCGTTGGATTCTCTTTTGCAACTAATACGCATGAGGCATATTATGTGCCTATCGGACATCACTATTTGGGAGTAGGCGATCAAATTGCATTAGCCGATGCGAAGAAAGCACTGGAAGCACTTTTTACTCACAAAATTGTTGGACAAAATCTCAAATTTGATTTGGCTGTCATTGAAAATAATTTTGGCATTAAAGATGTTGCTATTTATGCGGACACGATGCTTCTTGCATGGCTTCTTAATCCTGAAACCAATGTCGGTCTTGATACGCTCTCCCTTAGATTTTTTAATCATGCGATGGTTAAGTTCAAAGATGTTGTCCCTAAAGGAGAAAATTTTAGTGCTGTGCCGTTAGAAAAGGCGTGTGAATATGCCAGCGAAGATGCGTGGATGACCCTTAGGCTTTTTGAGAAACTTCATGAAGTGCTTGACCCAGAATTGTTTGATCTTGCCAAAGAGGTTGAGTTCCCCTTTATTAAGACACTGATGAAAATGGAAAAAGAGGGCATAAAAATTGATGGTCGTTATTTTGAAGTCCTCTTAAAACGAACAGACCATGCGATCGAAGAACTAAAAGCGGAAATTTTTAGTTTATGCGATGCGACGTTTAATCTTAATTCAACTCAACAACTCGGAGCCGTTCTGTTTGAACAGTTAGGACTTCCAACGGTTAAAAAGACCAAAACAGGTTATAGCACCGATGAAAATGTTTTGAATGAGCTTTTAGACCAACACCCTAGCATTGCCAAAATTTTGGAGTATCGTGAACTTTATAAACTGCGTTCCACGTACATCGAACCACTGCTTAAACTTTCCAAAGAGTCTCCATTGGGACGTGTGCATACTTCGTTTATACAAACAGGCACCGCAACAGGAAGACTCAGCTCTAAAGACCCTAACTTGCAAAATATTCCGGTTAAAACGGAACTTGGGCGCGAAGTACGCGGTGGTTTTGTGGCAAAAGAGGGCTGTAAACTCATCGGCATTGATTACTCCCAAATTGAGTTAAGACTTTTGGCACATTTTAGCGGTGATGAAGCGATGATTCATGCCTTTCAATCGGGTAAAGATATTCATAAAGAGACAGCTTTAAAACTTTTTGGCGAAGCAGAGGCTGTAGCAAAACGGGGTGTGGCTAAAAGTATTAACTTTGGATTGTTGTATGGAATGGGGCCTAAACGCCTTTCGGAAACGATTGGTATCTCGACCAAAGAGGCAAAAAGTTATATTGAAAGTTATTTTGCAACCTTTCCAACGATTAAAAATTATCTTTCAGATATTGCAGAAGGTGCTAAAAAAGAGGGATACGTGCAGACACTTTTAGGTCGAAAACGTTTTTTTGACTTTGAACATGCTAACGGTATGCAATACGCGGGTTACCTTCGTGAAGCGGTCAATACCGTTTTTCAAGGAAGTGCCGCTGATCTCATCAAGCTTTCAATGAATAAAATTATGGCTACACTTGTGGACGATGAGGCAAAGTTACTGCTTCAAATTCACGATGAATTGATTTTCGAAGTAAAAGAAGAACGGGCAGAAGCGTTTGCCTTGCAGGCTCAAAAAGTTATGGAAGAGGTTTATCCTCTTCGTGTTCCACTGAAAGTTTCCATTGCCATAGGTAATAATTGGGGAGAACTCAAATGATAGAAGTATTGTTGTTAGCATTTGCTCTTAGCATGGATGCTTTTGCTGTTTCCATTGGCCTTGGAGCTAAACAAAATGGTCATACCACCAAAGCACTTGCCCTTAAAGCGGGGCTCTTCTTTGGTGTTTTTCAAGCATTAATGCCTTTGCTTGGGTATCTTGGCGGTAAAGGAGTCTTGGGCTTTGTGAGCCAGTATGCTGCCTATATTGCTTTTGGTCTGTTGCTACTTATAGGGGCAAAGATGATTTATGAAGGTGTTAATGAAGGCGTTGGTGAAGAGCTCACAAAAATAACCAATAAAATCATGTTAACCTTAGCCATTGCGACGAGTATTGATGCTATGGCTGCAGGCTTTAGCTTAATGCTTTTAGATCTCAATCCTCTGCTTTCATGTGCTATCATTGGTTTAACAACGTTTGTAGTTAGTTTTCTAGGCGTTTATGTAGGAAAGCTCAGTGGTACGTGGTTGGAAAGCAAAGCGGAGATTTTTGGAGGGGTTGTTCTGGTTGCAATTGGGTTTAGAATTTTATTTTTTTAAGAGAGAGGCTCATGTAATGAGCCTCTGTATGGATTAGAATTTGTAGTTTAATCCGACATAGTATTGAATAATTTTTTCTGCTTCAAGTTTGATATCAGCCCTATTGATACCATCATTGGCTGAGAAGGTATCTTTAACATCACTAATCATATATCGAACGCCTATCTCTAGCTCTGTATTTTTTGTAACAGAGTAAAGTAGACCGACTTCTGGGCCATAGTTAAAGCCCTTTGGTTTGTCAAGTGAAAGTTCTTTGGCTCCGTCAACATCCCATTTAGCTTGACTGTAAGAAGCATTGACACCAATAAAAGGTGTGAAATCAGATTTATTTTTAAATAAATAGTCATACCCAAGACCAAATGTATATGAGGTTAAATCATCTTTCTTATTTTGATATGCCAAGCTGCCATAAATTCTACCAAACTCAAAATATTTTCCCATTTTAAGTGCTTCATAGGTACTATTGATCGTCTCTTTATAAGTACCTTCAGTATTAAGACCTTGGCTTGGAATATAGGCTGAACCAGAAGTTTTAGTATGCATACTCATACCACCAAACTCACCACCTACAAACCATTCATTACCCATTTCACCTGCAACTAATGTTGATGAAGTACCAATCATTAATAATGTTGCTACGATCAAACTTTTTTTCATAAGAAAACTCCTTTTGTTTTAAATATGCAATTAAAGCATATTGATTAATTAAATTCAAATAGTTATTACTATGTATGATGTAAAATAGTCATATTGAAATGAAAATAAATACATACAAGAGAAATTTTTCATTCTGTGACGCATTCTGTGACGCGAAAGCGATAAAATGAATATAAAGAAATTCAAGTTGCAGGGTATTAAGAAGCTTGAGTTGCTTAAAATATAAAGTATGGTATTAAAATGACTAAAATTCTAGATCATTATTGTATTGAAAAGTTTCATTACAAAATTGGGAAAAATGTTAAAAGACTACGTGAACGTAAAGGTTATTCGCAGTTAGCTCTCTCACAAGCGTTAGGGTATAAATCGGTTGGGCTTATTTCACAAGCTGAGATTTATCATAAACAACAACACTTTAATCTAGAACACCTTTTGAAGATTGCACATATTTTAGAGTGTCACATTGAAGATTTTTTTCAAGAGAGTGTTGGCGAATAGTTTTTAAGAATTTTCTCGCATGTTTTATACTCAGGCATATGTTCGGCTACGCATTGCCAGAAGCTTTTTTGATGGTGTTTGTGCTCAATGTGTGAGAGTTCGTGAATGACGATGTAGGTAATGCACTCTAGAGGCAGTTGAGCGAGGCTGAGGTTAAAGCTTAGTTCATTCGTGTATGAGCAACTTCCCCAACGTTTTTTGGCTTTTCGAAAGCTGATTTTCGTGGGTTTAACGCCCATTAAAAAACTCCACTCTTCGACGAGTCTTGTCACCAAAGGGATGGTTTTTTCTTTGTAAAATGCATCAGGTGTCTGCTTTACATGTAAAAGAATAGGCTCGCCCAAATAGAGCACTTTTCCCTCTTCAGTAAAAAGTGATTGTATGGTTGTTCGCTTTTTTGCCGCTTTAACTTTTGTAAAAATCCATGCCGCTTTTTGACTTACTAATTCGTGAATATATTCTTTGGATGTGTAGGGTGTTTTGACAATGACCCCTTTGATTGGGTCTATCATAATGTAAAGATGTTTCAGACGGCGATTAATGATGATAGAGTAGCAAAGCGTTTCGCCTTGGTACTCTATGAGAGGTTGCATCGTTTAATTAAACCAGCTTTTTATTTTATCGAAGACACTTTCAAATTTGTCGTCTTTTGATTTTTTTTCAACGCCAAATTCTTCTTGCAATTGAATGAGTAGCTCTTTTTGCTCTTTAGTAAGCTTTTTAGGGTAGCGAATAGAAATTTGCGTAATCATGCTTCCTAATTGATGCGTATGGACATTTTTAACACCTTCATGTTTGAAGATAAACTGTTGTTTGTCTTTCGCTCCAAGAGGTAATTCAAGCTCTGCTTCGCCTCGAATCGTTGGGATTTTGATGGTTTCACCAAGAGCAACTTGCGTAAAAAATACAGGGACTTCGATGTAAATATCATCGTTATGGCGTACAAAATGCTCATCTTCTTTGACATGCACTAAGATGTAAAGATCGCCTCTTCCTCCGCGCTCATCAATATTACCTTTGCCCGCCACGCGGATTCGGTTGTTATTGTCAATACCCTCAGGAATGTCAATCGTCACTTTGTCTTCGATTTGCGTAAAGCCTTTGGCATTACAACTTGGGCATGGATTGGTAACAACGCTCCCTTTTCCATTACAATTTGGGCAGGTTTGTGAAAAGGTCATAAAGCCTTGTCGGTAGAAAACCTGACCTTTGCCTTTACACTCTTTACATGTAGCCTTAGACTTATCTTTGCTTCCCGTTCCATCACACGTGTCACAAGGCTTCTTATAGGAGAAAGTCACCTCTTTTTTAGTACCAAAAATGGCTTCATTAAAGGCAAGTGTTACTTCTGCTTCAAGGTCGAGGTTGTATTTGCGATTTTGCTTTGATCCACCACCGCCAAAACCACCACTGCTTCCAAAGCCTCCACCAAAGACAGATTCAAAGATGGAGCCAAGATCACCCATAATGTCTTCATAACGCATATCGGAGAAATGGCTAAAGCCTTGAGAATCAAGTCCTGATTTACCGTAGCGATCGTACGTAGCACGTTTTTGCTCATCACTTAAGACTTGGTAAGCTTCATTAATCGCTTTAAATTTCTCTTCAGCCTCTTTATCACCCTGATTGCGATCGGGATGGTATTGCAATGCTAATTTGCGATAGGCTTTTTTAATCTCAGTAGCGTCTGCTGTTTTGGTAATTTCCAATATTTCATAATATTCTAGATCCACTATTATCTCTTTACATGTAAGTTTTTGAAGATCAAGATTTTAGCAAAAAGTAGTTTAAAATTTGGTTGTTAAGGTTGATTAACAAACCATTAAAGGCTCATTAATAGCACTCCTGTAAGATTTCATCATAAAACTTTTAAGGAGTACACAATGAAAAAGACAATCTTAACACTTGCAACTTTAGTTGCACTAGGAACGACCAGCGCTTTCGCCTTTGGTGGCGGTAACTGTCAAGGGATGCAATCTGGTATGGGTATGATGCAAGGTGGCGGAATGGGTGGTCAAGGAATGATGATGCAAGGTGGAAGAGGGGGTATGGCAATGATGGAACAACTTAACCTTACCGATGATCAACGCCATAAATTACATGTTTTGCAAAGTGAAATGAAGTTAGAAATGACTAAATTGCAAGATCCGAAAATGAGAACAAAAATGCAAGATCTTATGAGCGGTGATAGCTTCAATAAAAAAGAGTTTATCAAACTTCATACCGAAATGTACGAAAAAATGTTAGCGCTTCAAGCGGATCATATGGAAAAAGTGTTCAATCTTCTCACAAAAGAACAACGTGCAGAGCTTAAAACGTTGATGGCTCAAAAACCACAAAGACCAACCCCAGCACAAACACCCGCTACCAGTAAATAAAAGTTCAAATTTTACCTCTATAAGACCTCTTCGGAGGTCTTTCTTTTTAAATATCACTCAAATTCAGTATAATTATAAAAAACTACAAGGCCATAGAATGATTAATGTCTTGATGATAGAAGATGATACCGAATTCGCCGAAATTTTAAGTGAATATCTTGCGAAATACAATATTAAAATTACCAATTTTGAAGATCCTTATTTGGGGTTAAGTGCTGGAGTCAAAAAGTATGATTTACTCATTTTGGATTTGACATTGCCTGGGATGGATGGACTTGAAGTTTGCAAAGAGATTGTTGCGCAATATGACATTCCTATCATTATCTCATCAGCACGCAGCGATATCAGTGATAAAGTCATCGGCCTTCAAATCGGTGCGGATGATTATTTACCAAAACCGTATGATCCTAAAGAGATGTATGCACGCATTCAAAGCTTGATTCGTCGTTATAAAAAAAGCTCAACGTTGGAAGAACAGCAAAGTCATAGTGTTTTCT from Sulfurospirillum diekertiae includes:
- a CDS encoding cation:dicarboxylate symporter family transporter, whose product is MSKKKGSKKDWKHYTVKSLAFWVIVAIIAGVTFGVMDPENAIKAKPGIDWFIQVLKWLVGPIIFLTIITGIVGLESLKEVGSIGIKAFIYFEIVSTFALAIGVLFGNILRPGEGMNLSIESLDASSIESFTQVKQEVGSAWSILRHAIPNDPISPFLHGDTLQVLTMALFFAILLSAFGGKHKITILKPLEKAQNFFFKILTLIMWSSPIASFSAMAFLIGKFGLSSLLGMANLLAVMFVSVLAFTFGVLGVILWFYKINVFKFMRYIAKEVLIVFATSSSEAALAPLMRRLEAAGVSRGTTGLVIPTGYSFNLGCTNIYLALSIIFLSQAFNVPLTLSEQMSIILILMVTSKGAVGVTGSGIIILAGTLSAMGGAIPVATVAVLLGVDKFMSEMRAVGNLCGNAVATVFVGVWDKQIDMKKFKHALDNPDSIDDGIPS
- a CDS encoding HDOD domain-containing protein, which gives rise to MLEEIAERIKALPPLPKSFHQMTLICQDPNASSADLARVIEEDPMMVANLLKVANSPLYNFRREIKSVLQAVSLFGMSTTRSLVTDMSIKKLLQVDMAPYGVTPEEFAAISGLQSALMVQWYSKIDATKADFLFLAALLQETGKILIADEIVKNDEMYQFRSEIENSNNIADVEKMFVRMTSSEVAGLIFKHWKFEDKMVHAIEYVDALGVAPLDIRPYAVALKVVKTAIPINAPLSERSINLALNILEKEKLDKQAFLEVVTKLKEYY
- the polA gene encoding DNA polymerase I, which gives rise to MKILTIIDTFGFFFRNYYALPQLRNTQGFPTGLLTGFANFIYAIKNEHDTDYLLFALDSKGKNFRHTLDPNYKANRPEVPEDLRRQLPVAISWIEKMGFKCYAQEGYEADDVIASAVRFAKSHDIKVRIVTHDKDLYQLIDDGMVVIYDPMKKMEIDTEKCFEKFGVYPNKINEYLALVGDVADNIPGVKGIGPKGAKKLLDDYGTIENVYENLERIGNPRVQAMLEEGREKAFLSKQLVRLDDSLNIADKFDAFHFPCDNPLINITDELEKYELRHMLSRVRNESLHVKSKEAPSNSFNAILLDDTKMLFNIIEGIEEDAIVAFDTETNALDAYNAKIVGFSFATNTHEAYYVPIGHHYLGVGDQIALADAKKALEALFTHKIVGQNLKFDLAVIENNFGIKDVAIYADTMLLAWLLNPETNVGLDTLSLRFFNHAMVKFKDVVPKGENFSAVPLEKACEYASEDAWMTLRLFEKLHEVLDPELFDLAKEVEFPFIKTLMKMEKEGIKIDGRYFEVLLKRTDHAIEELKAEIFSLCDATFNLNSTQQLGAVLFEQLGLPTVKKTKTGYSTDENVLNELLDQHPSIAKILEYRELYKLRSTYIEPLLKLSKESPLGRVHTSFIQTGTATGRLSSKDPNLQNIPVKTELGREVRGGFVAKEGCKLIGIDYSQIELRLLAHFSGDEAMIHAFQSGKDIHKETALKLFGEAEAVAKRGVAKSINFGLLYGMGPKRLSETIGISTKEAKSYIESYFATFPTIKNYLSDIAEGAKKEGYVQTLLGRKRFFDFEHANGMQYAGYLREAVNTVFQGSAADLIKLSMNKIMATLVDDEAKLLLQIHDELIFEVKEERAEAFALQAQKVMEEVYPLRVPLKVSIAIGNNWGELK
- a CDS encoding manganese efflux pump MntP; this translates as MIEVLLLAFALSMDAFAVSIGLGAKQNGHTTKALALKAGLFFGVFQALMPLLGYLGGKGVLGFVSQYAAYIAFGLLLLIGAKMIYEGVNEGVGEELTKITNKIMLTLAIATSIDAMAAGFSLMLLDLNPLLSCAIIGLTTFVVSFLGVYVGKLSGTWLESKAEIFGGVVLVAIGFRILFF
- a CDS encoding opacity family porin, with the protein product MKKSLIVATLLMIGTSSTLVAGEMGNEWFVGGEFGGMSMHTKTSGSAYIPSQGLNTEGTYKETINSTYEALKMGKYFEFGRIYGSLAYQNKKDDLTSYTFGLGYDYLFKNKSDFTPFIGVNASYSQAKWDVDGAKELSLDKPKGFNYGPEVGLLYSVTKNTELEIGVRYMISDVKDTFSANDGINRADIKLEAEKIIQYYVGLNYKF
- a CDS encoding helix-turn-helix domain-containing protein, producing MTKILDHYCIEKFHYKIGKNVKRLRERKGYSQLALSQALGYKSVGLISQAEIYHKQQHFNLEHLLKIAHILECHIEDFFQESVGE
- a CDS encoding M48 family metallopeptidase, whose protein sequence is MQPLIEYQGETLCYSIIINRRLKHLYIMIDPIKGVIVKTPYTSKEYIHELVSQKAAWIFTKVKAAKKRTTIQSLFTEEGKVLYLGEPILLHVKQTPDAFYKEKTIPLVTRLVEEWSFLMGVKPTKISFRKAKKRWGSCSYTNELSFNLSLAQLPLECITYIVIHELSHIEHKHHQKSFWQCVAEHMPEYKTCEKILKNYSPTLS
- the dnaJ gene encoding molecular chaperone DnaJ — its product is MDLEYYEILEITKTADATEIKKAYRKLALQYHPDRNQGDKEAEEKFKAINEAYQVLSDEQKRATYDRYGKSGLDSQGFSHFSDMRYEDIMGDLGSIFESVFGGGFGSSGGFGGGGSKQNRKYNLDLEAEVTLAFNEAIFGTKKEVTFSYKKPCDTCDGTGSKDKSKATCKECKGKGQVFYRQGFMTFSQTCPNCNGKGSVVTNPCPSCNAKGFTQIEDKVTIDIPEGIDNNNRIRVAGKGNIDERGGRGDLYILVHVKEDEHFVRHNDDIYIEVPVFFTQVALGETIKIPTIRGEAELELPLGAKDKQQFIFKHEGVKNVHTHQLGSMITQISIRYPKKLTKEQKELLIQLQEEFGVEKKSKDDKFESVFDKIKSWFN
- a CDS encoding Spy/CpxP family protein refolding chaperone, whose product is MKKTILTLATLVALGTTSAFAFGGGNCQGMQSGMGMMQGGGMGGQGMMMQGGRGGMAMMEQLNLTDDQRHKLHVLQSEMKLEMTKLQDPKMRTKMQDLMSGDSFNKKEFIKLHTEMYEKMLALQADHMEKVFNLLTKEQRAELKTLMAQKPQRPTPAQTPATSK
- a CDS encoding response regulator transcription factor, translated to MINVLMIEDDTEFAEILSEYLAKYNIKITNFEDPYLGLSAGVKKYDLLILDLTLPGMDGLEVCKEIVAQYDIPIIISSARSDISDKVIGLQIGADDYLPKPYDPKEMYARIQSLIRRYKKSSTLEEQQSHSVFLVDEKRHEISFKGEVLNLTPAEYEILSYMIRQNGFSISREQLVYNCKSLKDKGSKSLDVIIGRLRTKIGDDSKSPEYIHSVRGIGYKLVG